One Kitasatospora sp. NBC_01287 DNA window includes the following coding sequences:
- a CDS encoding type I polyketide synthase: MEPSKSAATPLTRALDTIKSLRAQLDAASGNQPLAVVGVGLRLPGGIDDLDSYWAALESGRDLVRARPAERLAPFAEEWSELPNQGSFLDEVLGFDADFFGISPREARAIDPQHRLLLEVAHEALEDAALAPEKLTDAKVGVFVGITGRQDYRDWNTGELDAYWATGNGHSFAAGRISYCLGLTGPAVAVDTACSSSLVAIHQAGQALRRGECEVALAGGVNLVLAPGSTRIIDQTRSLSPDGRCKSFDARANGFVRGEGCGVIALKRLDHALRDGDRIHGVIRGSAINQDGRSSGFTAPNVLAQIDLLESALADAGLTPADIGLIEAHGTGTSLGDPIEMDAIIAAIGRRNEGAKLHVGSVKTNLGHLEGAAGIAGVIKALLCVRKGVVPPLVHFETLNPRIDLDGTNISVSGTAQPWQRSESGRYAGVSSFGMIGTNAHIIIGPAEPADLPAAAEVPVTGFVLSAKTPAALRTLAARLAERLAASAPADYAAFAHTLTEGRSRLEVTATVTAADPATAAAALAALAADHASPLVVVAEGTRAGELPALPRRVAELPHYPWERTRHAPAAAAAQSAPAPTAELPAPADTVPLHELAWSPVPPSLPVAGTTLVLAGDDVELLTLLAAEAERDGRFGVLLGPLARGAFPAWEQGPLPADDLAWGAFWAGRSERGPLSLLLAHRADALPERLDGSDPAGAGAALLAATTAAVRSLPADRQVRAFALTLGVRQVTGQDVIAAGDHGLLHGLLPVLGLEFGAGWGGVIDLPADPTGTDARTVLELATAAAPAPGAPVEDLLAVRDGAAFGGRLRPVTGDWQPELTVRPEAAYLITGGAGGIGRALAADLIRRGARHLVLIGRTAEQALPAATRDWLAGLDAAGVRAHYRAADCDRHAELSAALAIEGLPPIAGVIHAAGTLPLAPLAEADTAAFEAALRGKYSGAWWLHLLSRDWTLDFFVQTSSASGLWGNEGRGAYAAANGGLDALAAHRAAAGLPASSLAFGVWALDGMADEAGRRNLARMGLGEVDPATGCTSLTAATPTASALLLACPVDWPRFLEVIGAGRPRALFAEVTDDARPGAAGVGSPLRGELLALPEGARVAAARAHVGRQLGAVLGYVEGRAVPEDVGFYNLGLDSIMAVDLAREVSTAFSVELRVAEIFSYPTVSQLAELIATRITEGPAHTPAARTPRPRPATAGAAGAGAGAATAAGAVTATAAGPDGASPTGASVSEPIAIVGMAARYPGADSVEEFWQLLAEARDAVGPVPADRWDRAALHNADPLATGTITTDQGGFLSDLARFDASFFGVPAREAESLDPQHRLLLEAAWHALEDGGIDPHSVRGTRTGVFVGITNSDYARLLEQGGLGKLDAYFGTGTALNAAAGRISYLLGANGPALAVDTACSSSLVALHLAVRSLRSGESDRALAGGVNVIADPSCSVAVSRAHMLSPEGRCKTFSAEADGFVRSEGCGVLVLKRLSDAERDGDRVLAVIHGTAVNQDGASSGLTVPSGKAQQAVINDALADAGLDGAQISYLEAHGTGTSLGDPIELAAAWAAFGPGRRPGEPLQIGSVKSNIGHSESASGIAGVIKTVLALRHRKLPASLHAENLNPHVPWDDMNLRVVDALTPWRTGDRPRLAGVSSFGFSGTNAQVILGEAPERAALEPAAGPHLLPISAPDLPGLSRLSELWESRLTGVAEHELAALAVAAGSGRAHFGPRRVLLGSTAEQLLAELREGESPQAAGRRPSVAFLFTGMGSQYFGMGRELYESEPVFRQVVDACDEITAPLLGLSLLDLMFYGSDETLIDQVRFIQPTTVVLELALVALWESWGVRASVVTGHSVGEIAAAIHAGVMDLASGLTLVVHRARLMQERAGAGAMLSLAAPQAKVEQWLVGTDCDIAAINGPESIVVAGLPADIEEVERRARAEEYKARSLVIPAAAHSRLIDGMLADFAALAAPIDYRRPVLPVVSNLTGKVATDADYDARYWSRHLRQPVRFHEGVQQLAGLGVDAVLEIGPGRTLVNMVAAAGLVPAKGAVASLARGTGERAALLAAAAHLYRHGQDLDWARVQRAAGPERAEAPRYPFADTRYWTKVEPAAAPAAKAAPARHWGSELRSPALRGRAFAFERSDLFPPYLTDHRIEDTVLTPASSHLATMLSALAGDGGELALEDFICPRPLVIKDGEHYDLQILLGDDEADPSRVSVHSLLDPEQGEWVNHLSGKLAAAGPRAQAPDRDTFAATAERHISGEAFYAFFRELGYNLGPSFRWIADIWLRGDEALIRYAQPELPDAVGDYEIYPGLIDSVFQSIAGFMVEEDAQAAAALAIPFASAKLAFPGRPVPGEDLWGHVKVLQSETLERGRRRVDVADLHLFTAAGQSVIVAEGFRVRAAARTTLRTSLRGGVPHAYELSWVPRPLPTAPERPRTLVVTCSGSVPAARLSEHLRSLGHQVNHALGQGEGATELLVDARFSDLTDRQGAESARLAALELAAALKAAPADVPYALPVDGRPGAAPVREALFGLLAALEIEQPDRRLVRITLAEGWQPEPLAQALLEIAADGVTETRLSLGTLGLSVARLLPAAGADTPHLTGSALLTGGLGALGLSVAQFLARQGITALTLMGRSEPDAAARQVIGELTGAGVRVEVVAGDVTDRSDVSRAVARAESLAPLSAVFHLAGATADRAFDHLGEEDYQRVFAAKAAGADALAAVLETRELTSFVLFSSAAGTLGSAGQVNYGAANGYLDGLAQQLRERGVPATAVAWGPWVPTAKGGMADSAALSRAAERFGVRVLTDETAIPLLALATGTTQPRLLAMDADFTRYAQNLGTHPGIALLSVLTAERPQSAEPAAEDGEQPRGWLRAELAGIADEDDREERVREVVRKLAGETLGDPEAVEDEVGFEEIGLDSIMAIDLSALLAHAAGEDLPATASIDYPNVAEMSRYLTGLLAPAEPAPGTAARGGADSGLSDGDLSDDDLSDDELLAAVRRDLAMDL, from the coding sequence ATGGAACCGAGTAAGAGCGCTGCAACCCCCCTGACCCGAGCCCTGGACACCATCAAGAGCCTGCGCGCCCAGCTGGACGCCGCGAGCGGCAACCAGCCGCTGGCAGTGGTCGGCGTCGGGTTGCGACTGCCCGGCGGTATCGACGACCTCGACTCGTACTGGGCGGCGCTCGAGTCGGGCCGTGACCTGGTCCGCGCCCGGCCGGCCGAGCGGCTGGCCCCGTTCGCCGAGGAGTGGTCCGAACTGCCCAACCAGGGCAGCTTCCTGGACGAGGTGCTGGGCTTCGACGCCGACTTCTTCGGGATCAGCCCGCGCGAGGCGCGGGCGATCGACCCGCAGCACCGCCTGCTGCTGGAGGTGGCCCACGAGGCGCTGGAGGACGCGGCCCTGGCCCCCGAGAAGCTGACCGACGCCAAGGTCGGCGTCTTCGTCGGCATCACCGGCCGCCAGGACTACCGCGACTGGAACACCGGCGAGTTGGACGCCTACTGGGCCACCGGCAACGGCCACAGCTTCGCGGCCGGCCGGATCTCCTACTGCCTGGGGCTGACCGGCCCCGCGGTCGCCGTGGACACCGCCTGCTCCTCCTCGCTGGTGGCGATCCACCAGGCGGGCCAGGCGCTGCGGCGCGGCGAGTGCGAGGTGGCGCTGGCCGGCGGCGTCAACCTGGTGCTGGCCCCCGGCTCGACCCGGATCATCGACCAGACCCGCTCGCTCTCCCCGGACGGCCGCTGCAAGAGCTTCGACGCGCGTGCCAACGGCTTCGTGCGCGGCGAGGGCTGCGGCGTGATCGCGCTCAAGCGGCTGGACCACGCGCTGCGCGACGGCGACCGGATCCACGGCGTGATCCGCGGCTCGGCGATCAACCAGGACGGCCGCTCCTCGGGCTTCACCGCGCCCAACGTGCTGGCCCAGATCGACCTGCTGGAGTCGGCGCTGGCCGACGCCGGGCTGACCCCGGCCGACATCGGCCTGATCGAGGCGCACGGCACCGGCACCTCGCTGGGCGACCCGATCGAGATGGACGCCATCATCGCCGCGATCGGCCGCCGCAACGAGGGCGCCAAGCTGCACGTCGGCTCGGTCAAGACCAACCTGGGCCACCTGGAGGGCGCCGCCGGCATCGCGGGCGTCATCAAGGCGCTGCTCTGCGTGCGCAAGGGCGTGGTGCCGCCGCTGGTGCACTTCGAGACGCTCAACCCGCGGATCGACCTGGACGGCACCAACATCTCGGTCTCCGGCACCGCGCAGCCCTGGCAGCGGTCCGAGAGCGGCCGGTACGCGGGCGTCAGCTCGTTCGGCATGATCGGCACCAACGCGCACATCATCATCGGTCCGGCGGAGCCGGCGGACCTGCCGGCGGCCGCCGAGGTCCCGGTGACCGGCTTCGTCCTCTCCGCCAAGACCCCCGCCGCGCTGCGCACGCTGGCGGCCCGGCTGGCCGAGCGGCTGGCCGCGTCGGCGCCCGCCGACTACGCCGCCTTCGCCCACACCCTCACCGAGGGCCGCAGCCGCCTGGAGGTGACCGCCACGGTCACCGCCGCCGACCCGGCCACCGCCGCGGCGGCGCTGGCGGCGCTGGCCGCCGACCATGCCTCGCCGCTGGTCGTCGTCGCCGAGGGGACGCGGGCGGGCGAGCTGCCCGCGCTGCCGCGCCGGGTGGCCGAGCTGCCGCACTACCCGTGGGAGCGGACCCGGCACGCGCCGGCCGCCGCCGCCGCGCAGAGCGCCCCGGCCCCCACCGCCGAGCTGCCCGCGCCGGCCGACACCGTGCCGCTGCACGAGCTGGCCTGGAGCCCGGTGCCGCCGAGCCTGCCGGTCGCCGGTACCACCCTGGTGCTGGCCGGCGACGACGTCGAGCTGCTCACCCTGCTGGCCGCCGAGGCCGAGCGGGACGGCCGGTTCGGCGTGCTGCTCGGCCCGCTCGCCCGTGGCGCCTTCCCGGCCTGGGAGCAGGGCCCGCTGCCCGCCGACGACCTGGCCTGGGGCGCCTTCTGGGCCGGGCGCAGCGAGCGCGGACCGCTCTCGCTGCTGCTGGCCCACCGCGCCGACGCGCTGCCCGAGCGGCTGGACGGCAGCGACCCGGCCGGCGCCGGCGCCGCGCTGCTGGCCGCCACCACCGCGGCCGTGCGCAGCCTGCCCGCCGACCGCCAGGTGCGCGCCTTCGCGCTCACCCTGGGGGTGCGCCAGGTCACCGGGCAGGACGTGATCGCGGCCGGTGACCACGGCCTGCTGCACGGCCTGCTGCCGGTGCTCGGCCTGGAGTTCGGCGCCGGCTGGGGCGGCGTGATCGACCTGCCCGCCGACCCCACCGGCACCGACGCGCGCACCGTGCTGGAGCTGGCCACCGCCGCCGCCCCCGCGCCGGGCGCGCCGGTCGAGGACCTGCTCGCGGTCCGGGACGGCGCCGCCTTCGGCGGCCGGCTGCGCCCGGTCACCGGCGACTGGCAGCCGGAGCTGACGGTCCGTCCGGAGGCCGCCTACCTGATCACCGGCGGCGCGGGCGGCATCGGCCGCGCGCTGGCCGCCGACCTGATCCGGCGCGGCGCCCGCCACCTGGTGCTGATCGGCCGCACCGCCGAGCAGGCGCTGCCCGCGGCCACCCGCGACTGGCTGGCCGGCCTGGACGCCGCCGGGGTGCGGGCGCACTACCGCGCCGCCGACTGCGACCGGCACGCCGAGCTGAGCGCCGCGCTGGCCATCGAGGGCCTGCCGCCGATCGCCGGGGTGATCCACGCGGCCGGCACGCTGCCGCTGGCCCCGCTCGCCGAGGCCGACACCGCCGCCTTCGAGGCCGCCCTGCGCGGCAAGTACTCCGGCGCCTGGTGGCTGCACCTGCTCAGCCGCGACTGGACGCTCGACTTCTTCGTGCAGACCTCCTCGGCCTCCGGCCTGTGGGGCAACGAGGGCCGCGGCGCCTACGCCGCCGCCAACGGCGGCCTGGACGCGCTGGCCGCGCACCGCGCCGCCGCCGGCCTGCCCGCCAGCAGCCTGGCCTTCGGCGTCTGGGCGCTGGACGGCATGGCGGACGAGGCCGGGCGGCGCAACCTGGCCCGGATGGGCCTGGGGGAGGTGGACCCGGCCACCGGCTGCACCAGCCTGACCGCCGCCACGCCCACCGCCTCGGCGCTGCTGCTGGCCTGCCCGGTGGACTGGCCGCGGTTCCTGGAGGTGATCGGGGCGGGCCGCCCGCGCGCGCTCTTCGCCGAGGTGACCGACGACGCCCGGCCCGGCGCCGCCGGCGTGGGCTCGCCGCTGCGCGGGGAGCTGCTCGCGCTGCCCGAGGGCGCCCGGGTGGCGGCCGCCCGCGCGCACGTGGGCCGCCAGTTGGGCGCGGTACTCGGCTACGTCGAGGGGCGCGCCGTCCCGGAGGACGTCGGCTTCTACAACCTGGGCCTGGACTCGATCATGGCGGTCGACCTGGCCCGCGAGGTGTCCACCGCGTTCTCGGTGGAGCTGCGGGTCGCCGAGATCTTCAGCTACCCGACGGTGAGCCAGCTCGCCGAGCTGATCGCCACCCGGATCACCGAGGGCCCCGCGCACACCCCGGCTGCCCGCACCCCGCGCCCGCGTCCGGCCACCGCCGGCGCTGCCGGTGCTGGTGCTGGTGCCGCGACCGCCGCCGGTGCCGTGACGGCCACCGCCGCCGGGCCGGACGGCGCGTCGCCGACCGGTGCGTCGGTGAGCGAGCCGATCGCCATCGTCGGCATGGCCGCGCGCTACCCGGGCGCCGACTCGGTGGAGGAGTTCTGGCAGCTGCTCGCCGAGGCCCGCGACGCGGTCGGCCCCGTCCCGGCCGACCGCTGGGACCGCGCCGCGCTGCACAACGCCGACCCGCTGGCCACCGGCACCATCACCACCGACCAGGGCGGCTTCCTGAGCGACCTGGCCCGCTTCGACGCGAGCTTCTTCGGCGTCCCGGCCCGCGAGGCCGAGAGCCTGGACCCGCAGCACCGGCTGCTGCTGGAGGCCGCCTGGCACGCGCTGGAGGACGGCGGGATCGACCCGCACAGCGTGCGCGGCACCCGCACCGGCGTCTTCGTCGGCATCACCAACTCCGACTACGCGCGGCTGCTGGAGCAGGGCGGCCTGGGCAAGCTGGACGCCTACTTCGGCACCGGCACCGCGCTGAACGCGGCGGCCGGCCGGATCTCCTACCTGCTCGGCGCCAACGGCCCGGCGCTCGCGGTGGACACCGCCTGCTCCTCCTCGCTGGTGGCGCTGCACCTGGCGGTCCGCTCGCTGCGCAGCGGCGAGAGCGACCGGGCGCTGGCGGGCGGCGTGAACGTGATCGCCGACCCGTCCTGCTCGGTGGCGGTCAGCCGCGCGCACATGCTCTCGCCCGAGGGCCGCTGCAAGACCTTCTCGGCCGAGGCCGACGGCTTCGTCCGCTCCGAGGGCTGCGGCGTGCTGGTGCTCAAGCGGCTGAGCGACGCGGAGCGCGACGGCGACCGGGTGCTCGCGGTGATCCACGGCACCGCCGTCAACCAGGACGGCGCCTCCTCGGGGCTGACCGTCCCGAGCGGCAAGGCCCAGCAGGCCGTGATCAACGACGCGCTCGCCGACGCGGGCCTGGACGGCGCGCAGATCTCCTACCTGGAGGCGCACGGCACCGGCACCTCGCTCGGCGACCCGATCGAACTGGCTGCCGCCTGGGCCGCGTTCGGCCCAGGACGGCGCCCGGGCGAGCCGCTGCAGATCGGCTCGGTCAAGAGCAACATCGGCCACAGCGAGTCGGCCTCCGGCATCGCCGGGGTGATCAAGACGGTGCTGGCGCTGCGCCACCGCAAGCTGCCCGCCAGCCTGCACGCCGAGAACCTCAACCCGCACGTGCCGTGGGACGACATGAACCTGCGGGTGGTGGACGCGCTCACCCCCTGGCGCACCGGTGACCGGCCGCGGCTGGCCGGCGTCTCCAGCTTCGGCTTCAGCGGCACCAACGCCCAGGTGATCCTGGGCGAGGCGCCCGAGCGGGCGGCGCTGGAGCCCGCGGCGGGGCCGCACCTGCTGCCGATCTCCGCGCCCGACCTGCCGGGCCTGTCCCGGCTCAGCGAGCTCTGGGAGAGCCGGCTGACCGGCGTGGCCGAGCACGAGCTGGCCGCGCTCGCGGTCGCCGCGGGCTCCGGCCGGGCCCACTTCGGCCCGCGCCGGGTGCTGCTCGGCAGCACCGCCGAGCAGCTGCTGGCCGAGCTGCGCGAGGGCGAGTCGCCGCAGGCCGCGGGCCGCCGCCCGAGCGTCGCCTTCCTCTTCACCGGCATGGGCAGCCAGTACTTCGGGATGGGCCGCGAGCTGTACGAGAGCGAGCCGGTCTTCCGCCAGGTGGTCGACGCCTGCGACGAGATCACCGCGCCGCTGCTCGGCCTGTCGCTGCTGGACCTGATGTTCTACGGCTCGGACGAGACGCTGATCGACCAGGTCCGCTTCATCCAGCCCACCACCGTGGTGCTGGAGCTGGCCCTGGTGGCGCTCTGGGAGTCCTGGGGCGTGCGCGCCTCGGTGGTCACCGGGCACAGCGTCGGCGAGATCGCGGCCGCGATCCACGCCGGTGTGATGGACCTGGCGAGCGGCCTGACCCTGGTGGTGCACCGGGCCCGGCTGATGCAGGAGCGGGCCGGCGCGGGCGCGATGCTCTCGCTGGCGGCCCCGCAGGCCAAGGTCGAGCAGTGGCTGGTCGGCACCGACTGCGACATCGCGGCGATCAACGGCCCCGAGTCGATCGTGGTGGCCGGCCTGCCGGCCGACATCGAGGAGGTCGAGCGCCGGGCCCGGGCCGAGGAGTACAAGGCCCGCAGCCTGGTGATCCCGGCCGCCGCGCACTCCCGGCTGATCGACGGCATGCTGGCCGACTTCGCCGCGCTCGCCGCGCCGATCGACTACCGCCGCCCGGTGCTGCCGGTGGTCTCCAACCTGACCGGCAAGGTCGCCACCGACGCGGACTACGACGCCCGCTACTGGTCGCGGCACCTGCGCCAGCCGGTCCGGTTCCACGAGGGCGTCCAGCAGCTGGCCGGCCTCGGGGTGGACGCGGTGCTGGAGATCGGCCCCGGCCGGACCCTGGTCAACATGGTGGCCGCCGCCGGACTGGTGCCCGCCAAGGGCGCCGTCGCCTCGCTCGCCCGGGGCACCGGGGAGCGGGCCGCGCTGCTGGCCGCCGCCGCCCACCTCTACCGCCATGGCCAGGACCTCGACTGGGCGCGGGTGCAGCGGGCGGCCGGACCGGAGCGGGCCGAGGCGCCGCGCTACCCGTTCGCCGACACCCGCTACTGGACCAAGGTCGAGCCGGCCGCCGCCCCCGCGGCGAAGGCCGCGCCGGCCCGCCACTGGGGCAGCGAGCTGCGCTCGCCCGCGCTGCGCGGCCGGGCCTTCGCCTTCGAGCGCAGCGACCTCTTCCCGCCCTACCTGACCGACCACCGGATCGAGGACACCGTCCTCACCCCGGCCTCCTCGCACCTCGCCACCATGCTCTCGGCACTGGCCGGGGACGGCGGCGAGCTGGCGCTGGAGGACTTCATCTGCCCGCGCCCGCTGGTGATCAAGGACGGCGAGCACTACGACCTGCAGATCCTGCTGGGCGACGACGAGGCCGACCCGAGCCGGGTGAGCGTGCACAGCCTGCTCGACCCGGAGCAGGGGGAGTGGGTCAACCACCTCTCCGGCAAGCTCGCCGCCGCCGGCCCCCGCGCCCAGGCGCCGGACCGGGACACCTTCGCCGCCACCGCCGAGCGGCACATCTCCGGGGAGGCCTTCTACGCCTTCTTCCGCGAGCTGGGCTACAACCTCGGCCCGTCCTTCCGCTGGATCGCCGACATCTGGCTGCGCGGCGACGAGGCGCTGATCCGCTACGCCCAGCCCGAACTGCCGGACGCGGTGGGCGACTACGAGATCTACCCGGGTCTGATCGACTCGGTCTTCCAGTCCATCGCCGGCTTCATGGTCGAGGAGGACGCGCAGGCCGCCGCCGCCCTGGCGATCCCGTTCGCCTCCGCCAAGCTCGCCTTCCCCGGCCGCCCGGTGCCGGGCGAGGACCTCTGGGGCCACGTCAAGGTCCTGCAGTCCGAGACGCTGGAGCGCGGCCGGCGCCGGGTGGACGTCGCCGACCTGCACCTGTTCACCGCGGCCGGGCAGAGCGTGATCGTCGCCGAGGGCTTCCGGGTCCGCGCGGCGGCCCGCACCACGCTGCGCACCAGCCTGCGCGGCGGTGTGCCGCACGCCTACGAGCTCAGCTGGGTGCCCCGCCCGCTGCCCACCGCCCCGGAGCGGCCCCGCACCCTGGTGGTCACCTGCTCCGGCAGCGTCCCGGCGGCCCGGCTCTCCGAGCACCTGCGCTCGCTGGGCCACCAGGTCAACCACGCGCTCGGCCAGGGCGAGGGCGCCACCGAACTGCTGGTGGACGCCCGGTTCAGTGATCTGACGGACCGTCAGGGAGCCGAGTCGGCACGGCTGGCGGCGCTGGAGCTGGCCGCCGCGCTGAAGGCGGCGCCGGCCGACGTGCCGTACGCGCTGCCGGTGGACGGCCGCCCCGGGGCCGCGCCGGTCCGCGAGGCGCTGTTCGGCCTGCTGGCCGCGCTGGAGATCGAGCAGCCCGACCGCCGGCTGGTCCGGATCACCCTGGCCGAGGGCTGGCAGCCGGAGCCGCTGGCCCAGGCGCTGCTGGAGATCGCGGCCGACGGCGTCACCGAGACCCGGCTCTCGCTGGGCACCCTGGGCCTCTCGGTGGCCCGGCTGCTGCCCGCGGCCGGCGCCGACACCCCGCACCTGACCGGCAGCGCGCTGCTCACCGGCGGTCTCGGCGCGCTGGGCCTGAGCGTGGCGCAGTTCCTGGCCCGCCAGGGCATCACCGCGCTGACCCTGATGGGCCGTTCCGAGCCCGACGCGGCCGCCCGCCAGGTGATCGGCGAGCTGACCGGGGCCGGGGTGCGCGTCGAGGTGGTGGCCGGCGACGTGACCGACCGCTCGGACGTCAGCCGCGCGGTGGCCAGGGCCGAGTCGCTGGCCCCGCTCTCCGCGGTCTTCCACCTGGCCGGCGCCACCGCCGACCGGGCGTTCGACCACCTGGGCGAGGAGGACTACCAGCGGGTCTTCGCGGCCAAGGCGGCCGGCGCCGACGCGCTCGCCGCGGTGCTGGAGACCCGGGAGCTGACCAGCTTCGTCCTCTTCTCCTCGGCGGCCGGCACCCTCGGCTCCGCCGGTCAGGTCAACTACGGCGCGGCCAACGGCTACCTGGACGGGCTGGCGCAGCAGCTGCGCGAGCGCGGGGTGCCCGCGACCGCCGTCGCCTGGGGCCCCTGGGTGCCCACCGCCAAGGGCGGCATGGCCGACTCGGCCGCGCTCTCCCGGGCCGCCGAGCGGTTCGGCGTCCGGGTGCTCACCGACGAGACCGCGATCCCGCTGCTGGCCCTGGCCACCGGCACCACGCAGCCCCGGCTGCTGGCGATGGACGCCGACTTCACCCGCTACGCCCAGAACCTGGGCACCCACCCCGGCATCGCCCTGCTCTCGGTGCTGACCGCCGAGCGCCCGCAGAGCGCCGAGCCGGCCGCCGAGGACGGCGAGCAGCCGCGCGGCTGGCTGCGCGCGGAGCTGGCCGGGATCGCGGACGAGGACGACCGCGAGGAGCGGGTGCGCGAGGTGGTCCGCAAGCTGGCCGGCGAGACCCTGGGCGACCCGGAGGCCGTCGAGGACGAGGTCGGCTTCGAGGAGATCGGCCTGGACTCGATCATGGCGATCGACCTGAGCGCCCTGCTCGCCCACGCGGCCGGCGAGGACCTGCCGGCCACCGCCTCGATCGACTACCCGAACGTCGCGGAGATGTCCCGGTACCTGACCGGCCTGCTGGCCCCCGCCGAGCCGGCACCCGGCACCGCCGCCCGGGGCGGGGCGGACAGCGGCCTCTCCGACGGCGACCTCTCCGACGACGATCTCTCCGACGACGAGCTGCTCGCCGCCGTACGGCGTGACCTGGCCATGGACCTGTGA